The following nucleotide sequence is from Hippoglossus stenolepis isolate QCI-W04-F060 chromosome 18, HSTE1.2, whole genome shotgun sequence.
GAAGAAGTCGGCCTTGCTCTTGGAGTTACTGATGAACTGCAGGTAGCAGCTGTCAGAGCAGAGCGACTGCTCGTACTCCTGCTCCGTCATCCCCAACGAGCCACGCAGGCTGGAAAACACCGGGCCGGCAAACGTCTGCATGGTGAAgtcctgcacacgcacacacgcacacagctgAATATCCAGGTGGAATCATTACACACAGTCTTAGCTCTAGTTACAGACACATGAACTCACCTTGTGAATCTGAGAAACCTCTGATCTGAAATCATCGTCTGACACCTCAGTCTGCAGAGGACGacgcacagacagacaaatggaTATTTTacaacacagtgacacatgtaaacaacacaaagcagctgTATGTTCTGAGTgcagcgtgtgcgtgtgcggaCAGTCATGCAGAGTCAGCAGACTGTTGAACTGGATcattgtgaagcagcagcaggacgatCGATGGCTCCTGCTCAGCTCTGGAGTCTGAACGATGTCACTcaactgacctttgacctgtgaccACACACATCTAATCCATGAGGTGAACGTGTGTTGCCAATCTGAAAGAATTCTCTTGAGGTGTTTTTAAGATCATGAGGTAAGAGAGGAGTttggtgaggtcacagtgacctttgaccttttaacaccaaaatcaaatcagctcATCCTTAAATCCAACGTTTGTACCaattttgaagaaattctctcgAGAGGTTCCTGAGAcatcgtgttcacaacaacatttACGATGTTATGTTAGGAATGACATCATCTTGACGTCACAATAAAATGACGACATACAGCGAAGTAATGTTAACTTTTGCAAtaagaattattttatattaaatgatcAGTTTTTAAGCTtcacaaatgtcacatttaagatgttttcaatatgtgaagcaggagcagcaggttgtcgggtccgactcttcacaacaacaggaacacgtcaggtacatgtcaggaacatgtgaggaacatgtcaggaacatgtcaggaacatgtgaggaacatgtcaggaacatgtcaggaacatgtcaggtacatgtgaggaatgtgtcaggaacatgtcaggaacatgtgaggaacacgtcaggaacacgtcaggtacatgtcaggaacatgtgaggaacacgtcaggtacatgtgaggaacatgtcaggaacatgtcaggaacatgtgaggaacacgtcaggaacacgtcaggtacatgtgaggaacatgtcaggaacatgtgaggaacacgtcaggaacacgtcaggtacatgtgaggaacatgtgaggaacatgtgaggtACATgtcaggtacatgtgaggaacatgtcaggaacatgtgaggaacacgtcagcaacatgtcaggaacatgtgaggaacacgtcaggaacacgtcaggtacatgtcaggaacatgtgaggaacatgtgaggaatgTGGGTACATgtcaggtacatgtgaggaacatgtcaggaacatgtgaggaacacatcagcaacatgtcaggaacatgtgaggaacacgtcaggaacacgtcaggaacatgtcaggaacatgtgaggaacacatcaggaacacgtcaggaacatgtcaggaacacgtgaggaacacatcaggaacacgccaggaacacgtcaggaacacatcaggaacatgtctgtggttcagttcgtgtctgaaaacagtttcaTGTGACGACTGAAGCTGAATCTTTTGACCTTCACCACTTCACATTAGATGAGTTGTGATGATAATCGAACACAGAAACTTTCTGATTCACACGTCAACATAGAAGCTGTTTGTATTTCCCTGTCTTTGAACAAACTGTGATAATCCTGTCATCATGACTGATGTGTAGGTGAATGCTGACGCTCACTCACTGTGGCTGCACTGTTGCTGGTGTTTTGAATGGCGGCCGACAGCCCCTCCTTCATCATGCAGGTCAGGCTGTAGAACTCGTGCTGCTGATCGATCTCAAAAAGGCCCAGAAGTTTCCACTGCTGCCTCagacccccccacctcctcctcttcaccgaGTGCTGGTGGCGTCCGGTCCCTGGGCTTCCTGCTGCCGACATCTCCATCTGcactgaaacacaacatgtacCGAGCGGGTTCAAATCAGAGTGAGAGCGAGGAGGCCAGAGAGGCCAGCGACAAACACAACGACAAAAGACAGCTGACGATGGGCTGAGTCTTTGACAGGGTAACCATGGAGACCAACACAAAGGGACAGGGCCGGCCCTGGTAATGTTGGAGCCCTAGGCCAGATTTCAGATTGGCGcccccccacaaacacacacgcacacacaaatgcaaattccCACCTTCACTCCAGAGGTTACATTCATtagtaaataattaataaataaaaaatatacaaagacTCTGAAATCTGCTGTACTGACAGCTGATAGCTATTCAtgtcgacaaaaataaacattaatgatgtgcAATTCTCgtgttcacacaggaagcgcATGGCCGGTTGGGGGTGTCTCCAGGGCGTCTCCGGATGAAGGATGACACGTTACTGCATTGGTTAACATTGCATGtatcacgtcatgataaatcGGCCTCTTCTGGCGCCGTCTCGGCATTTTGCCCCTGCAAAGGAATAACAGCCTCATGGTTGTGCTGTGGTTGATGGTGTAATGGTCGTCATCCAAACACCACATCCCTTCATTTAAAGTGTTGCACTGAGTTCACGTGTTTGAATTATAGGAGAGGGagaataaaacagtaaataaacataGAAAAGATGTTTTACACTGTGTGAGAGATGGAACAAGTAAATGAACTAAACAcagtttcctcttttaaatacacattcTTATAAAATGCTTTCAacagatgttttattcactgcCTCTTCTTTTCAAAATGCAAATTGTaattgaattttgaattttctgtttctgtctgaaagcaggttTTTGAAAGGTGTAAtgtataaaatgttaattagCACTAACTGATTTCATggatttcatggatcttgatatttactgatatttctcagtgtgtgatgtggtgCAGACTGGTTGCAGCGgtcgggccttggtggagacATGAACTGATTTCTAGTCTCTAGTTAATTCTCCCCTTTGTGCATCATTAGGATTAGTTAGTGTCACAGTAACTAACATGGACTCAACATTCAGGAGATCACATCATGACGTCTGATCCAGACATCAGATTAATATCTGAatatgtgtgtctatgtgaaCGTGGTTATTGAATGGTTCTGCATTGATGTCATATAATCTTAAGTGTTTCCTGtaactgcaaaataaatccaggTTCAGGGTTATTatgatgaaatgtgtttctgctgtggtTCCTCAGCAGCGACGGAGCCGACCAGACACCGTCACTGGTTCAGCAGCACTTACGTTTCATTGACCCTCAGTGTAGATCTGTGCTGAGGGCTGGTTCCATGGCAACCAGCAGCTCctgagcagcatcagcaccaaaCAAAAGCTTCCTGTCGGATCACAAGCGCACGTGATGCGTCTGAGGAGCGAGCGCATCACGTGTATAGGAAGACTTCCACAAACTgatttaaaggtgcagtgtatCGCATTCAGGACGATTTATCTgcagaaatggaataaaatattCACAATGATGTTTTCAATGGTTTTAAATAATCATCTGAATCAAGTactattttatgatttatataATCGATTTATATAATATGTTTTTAGCCCCGGACATCAGTCAGATTCTTTTCTCGAacacagactttaaataaagaaggacgacatgacagctctcaaaagtgaagccagatcgtctcaatcgccccctggtggctggctgcagtgtagttcatagactctgcctcctccatgttagcagacgggacatggaccaaactaggTTTTATTGAGTTATTTAATGATATACAAATGGGTTTAgacaacatgattgacagctgaggctgactgattggtcgagcacgtgaataataacaataatattaaaacagtttgtttataaacaaaacatatcaagaaaggaaaagatgttaaaacaataaaatgtacttaaagaaagtgaaagaaacattaagatacaatcaaataaatgttatagTTTTGAGCATTTTTTGTGCAGAAGGCGCTAGAAGTCAGAGTTGGGGGTGTTAACATTAAGTCTGTATAAAACCTATTCCTAGTATTTttaacaatttttatttttaactatgAGTTTGGTCACATCCTCTGATGATTATCAAACATCCCGATGTATCAGGATACTAAGAAAACCCCCTGAGTCATAGAAGCATGATTTCTTAAAGGATGAATTACTCTGAGGTTCAGTGTCGCAGCAGAATAAGAACAGAACTTGAAGAAAGccaataaaacatgaatcagCAGAACTCATGTTGTATCACAAGAGATTTACTCACCTCATGGATGCAGAGCAGATCTGTGGGACTGCAGGGCGTGTacgagtgtgagtgagtgtgagtgtgtgtgagtgtgagtgtgtgtgtgagtgtgtgtgtgggtgtgtgagtgagtgggtgtgtgagtgggtgaggAAGTGTGTGGGAGTGcgagtgcaagtgtgtgtgtgtgagtgggtgagtggaagtgtgtgtgagtgcaagtgtgtgtgtgtgagtgcgagagtgcgtgtgtgtggtcacaCATTCACTTCCCCCGACTGGCCACAGCAGCATCACATTTAAccagagtcaaacagaccataaagcaccggatgtgttggggggtggATAccagtgattgacagctagtaccgtccactgggtgcaggtggcaggtatgggtgggcgtgtcctcgagctctcactcaggctccacccccctcctccaaatatggttacttctggtttcaaaaaaccaagatggcgctgaacaagATGTTTAAACTGAGGCTTCAGATCCACAGCTCACAAACCGACGGGCGACGTCACGGTGGGTCGGCGGGTCAGTGTTCAATAAACACAACACGGAGTCcagcaccaacattttattgaGAACTTTCCAGTCTTCACGTTTACGGACAATAAAATCGGACTCCTTTACAATATGTCCCAGTATTTACACAGTTAGGAGCCGTGCTGCTTTCAAGCTGGTATCTTTACATTCCTTATTGCATCTTTAAGAAATAAGAAGTCTCACTtgaaccagcagggggcagcatcAACGACTAAGCTGGCTTCAAAAGACAGAAGCTGATCCCGACTCATCACCTctaaagtgaaaatataaaataaatctctcTCTAACAAATCTAACTTTGTGAGCATCAACGTCGTCCTTCAGGTTAGTCCACTTTCTTTGGTTTTCGATTTTTCCACATGATCAGTGCAATGAAGGCTCCTGTGGAGACAAGTATTGACTTTAACAAATGAAAGACACACGTTCTCATACTGCATGTAGAGAATAAAGAGGTGCTGTCCAAAGGTAATGAGACGTGTGTAATCAGTGTGTTTGACTCACCGATACAGAGGAGCAGTATCACAGCTGCGATCCCCGGCAGAATGACCGAATACTCCCGAGGAAGAAAATACTTCTGCAAAACATGATCACTGTCCACAAAAGGctggaaaaggagaaaagatcacatcatacatttcatttaaaaacttttctcAAAAATGTCCGTAAAGGGCAGAGTCCTTCTTATATGCAGCCGGTTGCTTAAAGGTCATAGGACACACGTGAACAGTTTGAGTTTCCAGTGAGGAACAGAGACGTGCTACCAGGTTCTGGACGAACACCAGACATGGATCCTTGGTTTAACCTCCACCTTCTTCACCCTTACAGCTTCATGATCCTCAACTTAGAAGGTGACTACATAAACTTGTGGTGAACACTTTTTGCAGTGCGTGGTTGGTTCACACCTTTTCTCTGGTTTTCTTCTGgattcatttgaatgtttttttattatctgtttttaaaagtatgttttctctgcttctctctcgctcactgGATTTCACCAACAGTTTCCTGACACTGTCGGCATCACGCTGCTTTGTCATTGGTTGAGGGAGGAAGTCAGAGCGCTTGTTTTGATGCAGCTGATCTTCCTGATTAAAATGCCCCAGAATCATAAATTAGAGGATTAGATTAAATGAGCTCACACAAAGATGTGAATCGAGATTGAGATTTTTACACTCACAACTAAAAACCCCTGGaaagttttcataaaaactaatgaaacgtttacacacacacacctgaacagcTGGAATTCTAACACTGTGTTTGATTTCCGTTGGGCAGAAAGACTAACTTCAGTTTCAGACCGAAGACGTTTCCTCACACTCAAAAGCCCCAAAGCCTACGTGTCGCTGTGCACGAGTCACAACGCGCCTGTTTGCACGAGTTGTGTCTGGCTGAGGCACAAAGACTGAATTTAGACATGACTCAAACTTAAAGCGACGTTATGAATCAAAGTgttcaaacacagcagagggtTGAGAACATGGGTTCAGTCCGGAGTCCGACCGCCCAGCTGCTGACAGGAGACGTACCAGGACCACGACCCAGACGGAGTAGTAGGTGAacagga
It contains:
- the dpm2 gene encoding dolichol phosphate-mannose biosynthesis regulatory protein; the protein is MATGVDQAVGSSLVVFSLLLFTYYSVWVVVLPFVDSDHVLQKYFLPREYSVILPGIAAVILLLCIGAFIALIMWKNRKPKKVD